The window GACAAAGAgcgtgctcatatccgagagcgcggcaattcgaattgatttaaaccttgtaagggtgtactactttacccacacgacgcaaggaccatgcgactcacccaaccggccaaagttggataagtgggtactcgcgtcaactgttcccaacaaggctcaatcattgaacttcacacctagcttacgcatAGAGAACTGAGGTCCACCGGGGACACCTCTAAACCTATCGACAAATAGATCCACCGGGGACAcccctaagcctctctgcatagccccttggccacgtatctaggactgcacatcaatgaccAAGTCAAGAAGGTATTTGGCTCATCCATACTATTATttaggatatgtggtagcacgataAAAATGCTCAAAGTCAATgtcatccacggacggtccttaaacggttcaagcggactatgcccacgtgattactttctctaggccctactatTCCGCTCGAACCTTGATGCTTCCATTCCACCAGTACatgtgcgatcaaggataaccGATAAGTGTGATGACTCTAAaccatttttcctttttctataAAGTGATATAAAATAttctaagcatggctaagcatctagtcaagttaagtattCAATTAACTCATATGTGACAAGGACAAGGGTAAAATAAACTCAAGGAAGGGTAATGCATAaaagtaggtacaagaatgcaataaataatataatatataaaACCTAATAATACCCGAGTGAGATAGCTAAATTGCATCAATTTAAATAGGCGCAAGGAATCATGCATAACTGCTTGCCTTAGTTAGCTCGGGCTCAACCACAAACTCGACACCGGGAtcgggctcaacggactcggtgggctcaACGGGCTCGTTCTCCGACGGTtgggtcactataatgcatgcaTGAATGCATGTATTAGAATAATGCTATGTTTAGTTCATAAATGATATGATATGAAGAATGAACGATATGACATGTGATAACgcacaacacaaacataaacaaCATCAATCATGCACATCTAGCACTTTAAACAAGAACACCATAAGCAAGAAGTGACAAGAATtatgaggctagggtttggggcaaGGGAGGGCCGGTTTGCTTTaaaagagggagggggaggcgagcgggcggatGGGCGCGGCGCCCCTGCAGGCCGCGGCCACGCTGGCCAACCGGCGGAGGCGCGCCGCccctgcaggccaaccggtgcGCGAGGAACAGCGGAGAAGGCGGGGGTAggggatgacaggtggggcccgcagAAAGGAAAACAACGGTTgaagtttgaaattcaaaacgaAAGTGTTCTCAGGCTCAAAAATTCACGAAAATTTTATTGAATCTAGATAAAATCTCCAAGATCATTTTTCAAGAAGAATCACTCAAAAATCATTTGTAAATTGGTTGCAGTAAAATAAACAAGACAGCTGTTTTTAAATCTTTCAAGAATTTTATGGCTCGGGTAAAAAGGCATAAAATCccacaaaaatattttaaattcaaaatttgaaatctAGTGTTTGAGTAAAAAATTTTTGGGCACAGTTGTATAGCAAAATTCAAACTTCCTTCATAAGCATTCACTTCAAGCAAAcacaaaaattaaataaatgtaTGCAAGCACATGCACATGATGTTCTATTATACTTGATGATGCTCATGATGCTATTAATTAAATTTTAATCATGTTTTAATTTTTTGGGGCGTGACAAAATCCATAAAAGAGGACATAACTGTACACTTGAGGCCTTGAGGGGGAGGGGTGTTGTTAAACGAGTTTATTTGAGGTTTATTCCACCTCCAGTATGAAATTTTACCACTAGAGAAACTCAGGTCGTATTATGCCCCGTGTATTCGCATAAGCTCGGTGTATGCCTTTATTATGAATTTTACAATGTTAATGATAACTGAATTACGCATGAAAAAAACAATTTACATGGACGACCGGTCTCTTTCCGAGTCAGCCgcttagctgctgctgctgctggtggtggtggttcctCAAATGACCTGCCAAGCCGAAGATGACAACGAAGGGCCAAAACTTCTTCAGCAACCGCAGCAAGATGGCCCCTCCTGACCACCGCAGCCACACCCAGAACCCCATCCTCGCGTACAGAGGCCCCGACACCGCGAAAAGCTTCTGCAGGCTCTCCGCGTTCCTGTAGATAACCAGCAGGGGGCTGACGACGCAGATGGCGATGGCCGTgccgcgggcgacaggggccagCACCATGTACACGCCCAGCGCGAACGCGATCGTCAGGCACGTCACGGAGCTGGAGACGAAGAAGAGCGAGACCAGGAAGTGCTTCCGGCGGATGGGCAGCTCCACCATCGCGATGCCGGAGTACATGAGGCCGACGGTGGCCGACGAGGACAGGATGAAGGCCAGCGCGCTGGCGACCACGAACGCGTCGAGGAACCACCACCGGCCGGCGagccccggcgcgccgccgccgccggcgtcgtcgccCGGCCTCCAGCCCCCTGGACGTTCATGATGGATGCGCACTCCGGCCTCCGGCAAGCGTACCTCACCACGCTCGACCCCTCGTGCtggacggcggcgtggaggaaCGTCCGCCCCCGGCCGTCGCGCAAGCCCACGCAACCGGGGCACTCCATGAGCAGGATGTGGACGGCGACCGCCTGGTTCGTGATCGCGGCGACGTGCACGGGGAGCAAGCCTTCGTTGTCCGGCTGGTAGGCCATGGATGGCTGGGCAGCAAGCAAGGGCCATGCTGGGACGTTCGCTATCCTCTTCTGAAACGATGCTGGGGCCTGGGGCGTTTCGCGACCAGGCATAGCGAAAGCACCATCTGGGAATGTACGTCCTTTGCTCGACGGATACGGCAAAGTGAAGAGGGGTGCTGCCGCTTTGGTCCTTGCTTGTGCTTAGGTCCTCCTTCCAGGCGAGGACCATTCGAGTCATATCTGCAAGGGGGAAAGTGCATGTATTTTGCATTAAACGGCcacaaaaatgagaaaaaataaagtaaTATAGCGTAATAATTTTTCACACAAAAACATAAAAGGGCATTGGTTAGTCCTCTAGCAAAACTAGtcgctaattagaattaatataaaaaacaAGATTTATAGCtcataattataattatctatctcacgccatttttcatctattaaatattctaatgcatattctaaatataaatttatcattatctagttgc is drawn from Panicum virgatum strain AP13 chromosome 1N, P.virgatum_v5, whole genome shotgun sequence and contains these coding sequences:
- the LOC120656460 gene encoding uncharacterized protein LOC120656460, which encodes MASSSAGQPGQQRRHRPPPTYEASASTANGAQADTFASYLVQRRANPQHIPPVVVRLKPLKPAWCAHCNRKRLEEEKDLSSIASPPPTPNPNTGGEHTVSWSDADAAPREHALEGRSCCGCAVEIYGKTRRHLRDGLPPAAGSGGNTPLHQAARSGNLRMLFHLVTLLGLDAGHGRVAEALRRTNERQETALHMAVGVGDKDMVRLLLWVDPRLGHDTSLIYMAVSQGDENIAQKLHEAGGQDADLMSSYAGPSGQNALHAAVLHGEDMTRMVLAWKEDLSTSKDQSGSTPLHFAVSVEQRTYIPRWCFRYAWSRNAPGPSIVSEEDSERPSMALACCPAIHGLPAGQRRLAPRARRRDHEPGGRRPHPAHGVPRLRGLARRPGADVPPRRRPARGVERGEVRLPEAGVRIHHERPGGWRPGDDAGGGGAPGLAGRWWFLDAFVVASALAFILSSSATVGLMYSGIAMVELPIRRKHFLVSLFFVSSSVTCLTIAFALGVYMVLAPVARGTAIAICVVSPLLVIYRNAESLQKLFAVSGPLYARMGFWVWLRWSGGAILLRLLKKFWPFVVIFGLAGHLRNHHHQQQQQLSG